The Ziziphus jujuba cultivar Dongzao chromosome 7, ASM3175591v1 genome includes a region encoding these proteins:
- the LOC107424300 gene encoding WUSCHEL-related homeobox 13 codes for MIGWEKQQQEEQERRDNGGNVNGNGVLYVKVMTDEQLETLRKQIAVYATICEQLVEMHKNLTAQQDLAGVRLGNLYSDPFMTSAGHKITARQRWTPTPMQLQILEQIFDQGNGTPSKQKIKEITSELSQHGQISETNVYNWFQNRRARSKRKQQNSAPNNAESEVETEVESPKDKKTKPEEFQSQDNSAPRAEDLCFQSPDIGSDLHFLDSHTNKTESIFPSNSGLRPGRNLGQMSFYDGLLPNTRNDHLTGKMEMHGGYGLYDHAEDYSMTG; via the exons ATGATTGGTTGGGAGAAGCAGCAGCAAGAAGAGCAGGAACGAAGAGATAATGGTGGGAACGTTAATGGGAATGGAGTTCTGTATGTGAAGGTCATGACTGATGAGCAATTGGAAACCCTTCGTAAGCAAATTGCTGTTTACGCTACCATTTGTGAACAGCTCGTTGAGATGCACAAAAACCTCACTGCCCAACAAGATCTTGCAG GAGTCCGGCTGGGAAATCTGTACTCTGATCCTTTCATGACATCTGCTGGCCACAAAATTACTGCTAGACAACGTTGGACTCCAACACCTATGCAGCTACAAATTCTTGAGCAAATATTTGATCAAGGGAATGGAACTCCAAGCAagcaaaaaatcaaagaaatcaCCTCTGAACTGAGTCAGCATGGTCAAATTTCTGAAACTAATGTCTATAATTGGTTCCAGAATAGGCGTGCTCGATCCAAGAGGAAACAACAAAATTCAGCTCCCAACAATGCTGAATCAGAAGTAGAAACAGAAGTTGAATCACCTAAGGATAAGAAAACAAAACCTGAGGAATTTCAGTCTCAAGATAACTCAGCTCCAAGGGCTGAAGATTTATGCTTTCAGAGCCCTGATATTGGTTCTGACCTACATTTCTTGGATTCACATACCAATAAAACAGAAAGTATTTTCCCATCAAACAGCGGTTTGAGGCCTGGCAGAAATTTGGGCCAAATGTCTTTCTATGATGGTCTGCTACCAAACACAA GAAATGACCACCTGACCGGCAAGATGGAAATGCATGGGGGCTATGGTCTATACGACCACGCAGAAGATTACAGCATGACTGGATGA